The following proteins come from a genomic window of Geomonas sp. RF6:
- a CDS encoding peptide chain release factor 3, whose translation MSYREEIEKRRTFAIISHPDAGKTTITEKLLLFGGAIQQAGEVRARKSARHATSDWMEMEKQRGISVTSSVMKFTYRDYEVNLLDTPGHNDFSEDTYRTLTAVDSVLMVIDSVKGVESQTKKLLEVCRLRHTPIMTFINKLDREGREPLELLDDIESNLGIQCAPMTWPVGMGKRFRGTYHLYSGELTVYDPEAHHGVGEVISLSGLNDPRLDELLGSQVDELRADVELLEAAAHPFEAEAYLAGLQTPVFFGSAINTFGVQQLLDSFVENAPAPLPRESASRTVSPYEEPFTGFTFKIQANMDPAHRDRIAFFRICSGKFTRGMKVKHLRLGREVQIANATIFMAQDRTNVDEAYAGDIIGIHNHGTIKIGDTFTQGEDLRYTGIPNFAPEHFRKVRILNPLKSKALEKGLVQLAEEGTTQVFRPLMGADWIVGAVGVLQFDVVMHRLEHEYGVKAVYEPVSYVTARWVSGDRKKLDEFQKREAMSLYTDGEGKLAYLAGSQWRLDNTMENWKDLTFQATSEHS comes from the coding sequence GTGAGCTACCGCGAGGAGATCGAAAAGAGGCGTACCTTCGCCATCATCAGCCACCCGGACGCGGGTAAAACGACTATTACCGAAAAACTCCTCCTCTTCGGAGGGGCGATACAGCAGGCGGGGGAGGTTCGCGCGAGGAAGTCGGCGCGTCACGCGACCAGTGACTGGATGGAGATGGAGAAGCAGCGTGGCATCTCCGTCACCTCCTCCGTCATGAAATTCACCTACCGGGACTACGAGGTGAACCTGCTCGACACTCCGGGCCACAACGACTTTTCCGAAGATACCTACCGCACCCTTACCGCCGTCGACTCCGTCCTCATGGTCATCGACTCCGTGAAAGGGGTGGAGAGCCAGACGAAGAAGCTCCTCGAGGTGTGCCGCCTGCGTCATACCCCGATCATGACCTTCATCAACAAGCTCGATCGTGAAGGGCGCGAGCCGCTGGAGCTTCTGGACGACATAGAGAGCAATCTCGGGATCCAGTGCGCGCCGATGACCTGGCCGGTGGGGATGGGTAAACGTTTCCGCGGGACCTACCATCTCTACAGCGGCGAACTGACCGTCTATGACCCGGAGGCTCACCATGGCGTCGGTGAGGTCATTTCGCTGAGCGGTCTGAACGACCCGCGGCTCGACGAGCTTCTCGGGAGCCAGGTCGACGAGCTGCGCGCCGACGTGGAACTCCTGGAAGCGGCCGCGCACCCGTTTGAGGCTGAGGCGTATCTCGCCGGGCTGCAGACCCCCGTCTTCTTCGGCAGCGCCATCAACACCTTCGGGGTCCAGCAGCTCCTGGACAGCTTCGTGGAGAACGCCCCCGCGCCTCTGCCGCGTGAGTCCGCTTCCCGCACCGTTTCTCCGTACGAGGAGCCGTTCACGGGCTTCACTTTCAAGATACAGGCCAACATGGACCCGGCGCATCGCGACCGCATTGCCTTTTTCCGGATCTGCTCCGGCAAATTCACCCGCGGCATGAAGGTGAAGCACCTCCGGCTCGGGCGCGAGGTGCAGATCGCCAACGCCACGATCTTCATGGCGCAGGACCGCACCAACGTGGACGAGGCGTATGCCGGCGACATCATCGGCATCCACAATCACGGGACGATCAAGATCGGCGACACCTTCACGCAGGGGGAGGACCTGAGGTACACGGGAATCCCCAACTTCGCTCCGGAGCACTTCAGGAAGGTGCGCATCCTGAATCCGCTGAAGTCAAAGGCGCTGGAAAAGGGGCTGGTGCAGCTCGCGGAAGAAGGGACGACGCAGGTTTTCCGCCCCCTGATGGGCGCCGACTGGATCGTCGGAGCGGTGGGTGTGCTGCAGTTCGACGTGGTCATGCACCGCCTGGAGCATGAGTACGGCGTGAAGGCCGTGTACGAACCGGTCTCCTACGTCACGGCGCGCTGGGTGAGCGGCGACAGGAAAAAGCTCGATGAATTCCAGAAGAGGGAGGCGATGAGCCTCTATACCGACGGGGAAGGGAAGCTCGCCTACTTGGCCGGGAGCCAGTGGCGCCTGGATAACACCATGGAGAACTGGAAGGATCTCACCTTCCAGGCAACGAGCGAGCACAGCTAG
- a CDS encoding phosphatase yields MKIIADLHTHTVASGHGYSTVNELAQAAAEKGLQALAVTDHGPAMPGGPHRYHFMAMRFIPRSIAGVRILRGVEANIQDVQGGLDLEDEILESLDFVMVGLHERCGYEEGGMARNTEAVLAAMENPRVRCISHPGNLLYPLDYEAIVRGAVATGTALELNNSSLGPSRKGSCMNCREIARLCARHGAPLLIGSDAHIAQGVGIFDDAVQMAVEEGVQESQVMNASLERLLVFLGLEG; encoded by the coding sequence ATGAAGATCATCGCCGACCTGCACACCCACACCGTCGCCTCCGGGCACGGCTACTCCACCGTCAACGAGCTCGCCCAGGCCGCAGCAGAAAAAGGGCTGCAGGCTCTAGCCGTCACCGACCACGGCCCGGCCATGCCGGGGGGCCCCCACCGCTACCACTTCATGGCCATGCGCTTTATCCCCCGCTCCATAGCCGGCGTCAGGATCCTTCGGGGAGTGGAGGCGAATATCCAGGACGTGCAGGGGGGGCTGGATCTGGAGGACGAGATCCTGGAGTCACTCGATTTCGTTATGGTCGGACTGCATGAGAGATGCGGATATGAGGAGGGGGGGATGGCGCGCAACACGGAGGCGGTCCTCGCTGCGATGGAGAACCCGCGGGTGCGCTGCATCTCCCACCCGGGAAACCTCCTCTACCCACTCGATTACGAGGCTATCGTGCGCGGCGCGGTGGCAACGGGGACGGCCCTGGAGCTCAACAACTCGTCTCTGGGGCCGAGCAGGAAGGGGAGCTGCATGAACTGCCGGGAGATCGCCAGGCTCTGCGCAAGACACGGGGCGCCGCTCCTCATCGGCAGCGATGCCCACATCGCCCAGGGGGTCGGCATTTTTGACGATGCCGTGCAGATGGCGGTGGAAGAAGGGGTCCAGGAGAGCCAGGTGATGAATGCCTCGCTGGAGAGGCTTCTGGTTTTCCTGGGGCTGGAGGGGTAG
- the atpE gene encoding ATP synthase F0 subunit C: MNFFTWCIIAAGFGMAIGTLGTAIGQGLAVKSAVEGVSRNPGASGKILTTMMIGLAMIESLAIYALVICLIILFANPYTATVLQNLGAVAK; the protein is encoded by the coding sequence ATGAACTTTTTCACTTGGTGCATCATCGCAGCAGGCTTCGGCATGGCAATCGGTACCCTCGGCACTGCAATCGGCCAGGGCCTCGCAGTAAAGAGCGCTGTTGAAGGCGTTTCCCGCAACCCGGGCGCTTCCGGCAAGATCCTCACCACCATGATGATCGGTCTCGCGATGATCGAGTCCCTCGCGATCTACGCGCTGGTTATCTGCCTCATCATCCTCTTCGCTAACCCCTACACTGCAACCGTTCTGCAGAACCTGGGCGCTGTAGCGAAGTAA
- the atpB gene encoding F0F1 ATP synthase subunit A: MVHPYLFLQPAREILEPLHVSEAGADAIAYTWLIMIALVAVSVITTSALKSVPSGMQNFMEVVVGGIENMLNETMGEHGKPYFMLIASLALFILVSNLIGLIPGFYPPTANINTTAALAVVVFITTHIVGVKEHGVKYVKHFMGPIIWLAPMMIFIEVIGHLSRVISLTLRLFGNMNGHEMVLIIFFGLAPFLVPVPMQLMGVLVSFIQSFVFMLLAMIYIQGSLEHAH, translated from the coding sequence ATGGTTCACCCGTATTTATTTCTCCAGCCCGCCCGCGAGATCCTGGAGCCGCTGCACGTATCTGAGGCGGGGGCTGATGCCATCGCCTATACCTGGCTCATCATGATTGCCCTGGTGGCGGTGTCGGTGATCACCACCTCCGCACTCAAGTCTGTCCCCTCCGGGATGCAGAACTTCATGGAAGTCGTGGTCGGCGGGATTGAAAACATGCTCAACGAGACGATGGGAGAGCACGGCAAGCCGTACTTCATGCTCATCGCCTCGCTGGCCCTCTTCATCCTGGTCTCCAACCTGATCGGCCTGATCCCGGGCTTCTATCCGCCGACCGCCAACATCAACACCACTGCGGCCCTGGCCGTGGTCGTGTTCATCACCACCCACATCGTCGGCGTCAAAGAGCACGGCGTGAAATACGTGAAGCACTTCATGGGGCCGATCATCTGGCTTGCCCCGATGATGATCTTCATCGAGGTGATCGGCCACCTGAGCCGCGTCATCTCCCTCACCCTCCGTCTCTTCGGTAACATGAACGGCCACGAGATGGTTCTGATCATCTTCTTCGGTCTGGCTCCGTTCCTGGTACCGGTACCGATGCAGCTCATGGGGGTTCTGGTTTCCTTCATCCAGTCCTTCGTCTTCATGCTGCTCGCCATGATCTACATCCAGGGCTCCCTGGAGCACGCGCACTAA
- a CDS encoding ATP synthase subunit I yields the protein MKINEDNIFPVLVAGTLIVTAAVSALSAFVASGRFALSVLAGGVLATANFCWLRAGLAAVLGMAEGPAARFAVMRYLLRLAIVGLLLYVLVVPLRADVIGLLLGLSILVLTLITFSLYICTRKGG from the coding sequence ATGAAGATAAACGAGGATAACATTTTCCCGGTTCTGGTAGCCGGGACGCTCATAGTTACAGCAGCAGTGAGCGCACTTTCAGCGTTTGTGGCATCCGGAAGGTTCGCACTTTCGGTCCTCGCGGGAGGGGTGCTCGCAACAGCAAACTTCTGCTGGCTCCGCGCGGGGCTGGCGGCGGTACTCGGGATGGCCGAAGGGCCTGCTGCCCGCTTCGCGGTGATGAGGTACCTGCTGCGGCTCGCCATCGTGGGACTTCTGCTGTACGTACTGGTCGTACCCCTCAGGGCCGATGTCATCGGCCTCCTGCTGGGGCTCTCGATCCTGGTTTTGACACTGATCACGTTTTCCCTATATATCTGCACCCGTAAAGGAGGCTAG
- a CDS encoding AtpZ/AtpI family protein, with the protein MDEEKKSLLKTLGMVSTMGISFAVAIAIGVWAGLKLDAWLGTKPWFFFIFLFFGIAAGFRNIYIIAGKEMRSDGTDEDKRG; encoded by the coding sequence ATGGATGAGGAAAAGAAGAGCCTGCTGAAGACTCTTGGGATGGTCTCCACCATGGGGATCTCGTTCGCGGTGGCGATAGCCATCGGGGTCTGGGCAGGGCTGAAACTGGACGCGTGGCTTGGAACAAAGCCGTGGTTTTTCTTCATCTTTCTGTTTTTCGGCATTGCGGCCGGCTTCCGCAACATCTACATAATAGCCGGAAAAGAAATGCGCAGTGACGGAACGGATGAAGATAAACGAGGATAA
- a CDS encoding general secretion pathway protein GspE, translating to MAVRLGEMMLHAGMLTPSQLEEVLRSQAAFGGRLGTNLVEMGLIEERDLVRLLHEKLGVTCVDGSALNSVSQEVVALVPRELVIKHRVLPVALNNKRLTLAMVDPSDFVAIEEIGFVTGLVIVPCVATELSLSMALERYYGIKREVRYIPVAGGLRSRYIAQTEGEGAEGKGAATCGSVAPGGKEWRVSFHALCERLAEVKERRDVVTALLDYLTGEYRRAAFLILRSGSVAGVRAISQGCEIDGFSGYVADLSRLPFLQKAVQEKHFYLGELPQECIDTRLLEKLGGEVPQTVLFLPLLIDGEVVAFIYAEDRGSKLSGGMKELQQVAEKGALAFKVQALRKKIMGS from the coding sequence ATGGCTGTGAGACTTGGCGAGATGATGTTGCATGCGGGGATGCTCACCCCGTCCCAATTGGAGGAGGTGTTGCGCTCGCAGGCGGCGTTCGGCGGGAGGCTCGGCACCAATCTCGTGGAGATGGGGCTCATCGAGGAGCGGGACCTTGTCCGCCTGCTGCACGAGAAACTCGGTGTCACCTGCGTGGACGGGAGCGCGCTGAACAGCGTGTCGCAGGAAGTCGTCGCGCTGGTGCCGCGTGAGCTGGTGATCAAGCACCGCGTGCTGCCGGTCGCGCTGAACAACAAGAGGTTGACCCTGGCGATGGTTGATCCGAGCGACTTCGTGGCGATAGAGGAAATCGGCTTCGTCACCGGTCTGGTGATCGTCCCCTGCGTCGCCACCGAACTCAGTCTCTCCATGGCGCTGGAGCGTTACTACGGCATCAAGAGGGAAGTGCGCTACATTCCCGTTGCCGGCGGGCTGCGGTCCCGGTACATCGCCCAGACCGAAGGGGAAGGTGCCGAGGGGAAGGGCGCTGCGACCTGCGGCTCCGTCGCCCCCGGAGGGAAGGAATGGCGGGTCTCCTTCCATGCCCTGTGCGAGCGGCTCGCCGAGGTGAAGGAGCGGCGCGACGTGGTGACGGCGCTTCTTGACTACCTCACGGGGGAGTACCGCCGGGCGGCCTTCCTGATCCTTCGCAGCGGGAGCGTTGCCGGGGTGCGCGCCATTTCGCAGGGGTGCGAGATCGATGGCTTCAGCGGGTACGTCGCGGACCTCTCCAGGCTCCCCTTCCTCCAGAAGGCGGTCCAGGAGAAGCACTTCTACCTGGGGGAACTCCCGCAGGAATGCATCGACACGCGCCTCCTCGAGAAGCTCGGCGGGGAGGTGCCGCAGACGGTCCTTTTCCTCCCACTCCTCATCGACGGGGAGGTGGTCGCCTTCATCTATGCGGAAGACCGTGGTAGCAAGCTGAGCGGCGGGATGAAGGAATTGCAGCAGGTCGCGGAAAAAGGGGCGCTCGCTTTCAAGGTGCAGGCATTGCGGAAGAAAATCATGGGATCGTGA
- the hemL gene encoding glutamate-1-semialdehyde 2,1-aminomutase, whose product MQNSRSSQLFQKAQQSIPGGVNSPVRAFRSVGSDPLFIKKALGPRIFDEDGNGFIDYVGSWGPMILGHCHPQVAAAVKAAVDSGCSFGAPTELEITLAEMVIAAVPSIEMVRMVSSGTEATMSAIRLARGYTGRDNIIKFSGCYHGHSDSLLVKAGSGAATFGVPDSPGVPADFARHTLTATYNDLDSVRALIAENKDTVACIIVEPVAGNMGTVPPREGFLEGLREVCTQEGIVLIFDEVMSGFRVAYGGAQEVYGVTPDMTTLGKIIGGGLPVGAFGGKKEIMSLLSPAGGVYQAGTLSGNPLAMTAGIETLKLLQQDGFYQKLEEKSAFVAQGIAKAAQDAGVPIYSTRVGSMFCAFFSQNPVYDWESAAACDTAAFGKYFRAMLGEGVYLAPSQFETAFVSISHTEKDLEDTIAAAARCFKAL is encoded by the coding sequence ATGCAAAACAGCCGATCCAGTCAACTTTTTCAAAAGGCGCAGCAATCGATCCCCGGTGGGGTTAACAGCCCCGTGCGTGCCTTCAGGTCGGTAGGCTCCGACCCCCTCTTCATCAAGAAGGCCCTCGGTCCCCGGATCTTTGACGAGGACGGCAACGGCTTCATCGATTACGTCGGCTCCTGGGGTCCGATGATCCTCGGCCATTGCCACCCCCAGGTCGCGGCCGCCGTGAAAGCTGCAGTCGACAGCGGCTGCTCCTTCGGCGCCCCGACCGAGCTTGAGATCACCCTCGCCGAGATGGTTATCGCAGCGGTCCCCTCCATCGAGATGGTGCGCATGGTGAGCTCCGGCACCGAGGCGACCATGAGCGCCATCAGGCTCGCCCGCGGCTACACCGGCCGCGACAACATCATCAAGTTCTCCGGCTGCTACCACGGCCACTCCGACTCTCTTCTGGTGAAGGCCGGCTCCGGCGCCGCCACCTTCGGGGTACCCGACTCCCCGGGGGTACCGGCGGACTTCGCACGCCACACACTCACCGCCACCTATAACGACCTCGACTCGGTGCGCGCCCTCATCGCGGAGAACAAGGACACCGTCGCCTGCATCATCGTGGAGCCGGTCGCGGGGAACATGGGAACCGTTCCGCCGCGTGAGGGATTCCTCGAAGGGCTGCGTGAAGTGTGCACCCAGGAAGGAATCGTACTGATCTTCGATGAGGTCATGTCCGGCTTCCGCGTCGCCTACGGCGGAGCACAGGAAGTGTACGGGGTCACCCCCGACATGACCACCCTCGGAAAGATCATCGGCGGCGGTCTGCCGGTGGGCGCCTTCGGCGGGAAGAAGGAGATCATGAGCCTCCTCTCCCCGGCAGGTGGCGTGTACCAGGCGGGCACCCTCTCCGGGAACCCGCTGGCTATGACGGCGGGGATCGAGACGCTGAAACTGCTGCAGCAGGACGGGTTCTACCAGAAGCTGGAGGAAAAGAGCGCATTCGTGGCACAGGGGATCGCCAAGGCAGCGCAGGACGCCGGGGTGCCGATCTATTCCACCCGCGTCGGGAGCATGTTCTGCGCCTTCTTCTCCCAGAACCCCGTGTACGACTGGGAAAGTGCCGCGGCCTGCGACACCGCCGCCTTCGGAAAGTACTTCCGCGCCATGCTCGGCGAGGGCGTGTACCTTGCTCCCTCCCAGTTCGAGACCGCCTTCGTTTCCATCTCCCACACCGAGAAGGACCTGGAAGATACCATCGCGGCAGCTGCGCGCTGCTTCAAGGCGCTGTAA
- a CDS encoding DNA-processing protein DprA, with the protein MDLSLMHSVGNLKLLSLHKVAFLCSRHCPAAVRERAVAWAARERERGTCVLSGFHSSIEKEVLQQLLKGTQPLVVVLARGFGRALQEDFDVPLAEGRLLLLTRYAESVTHASEESCYQRNRLMIEVAEETVVGYAAPGGKLERLVRDFAALKPIHFLEEHSPPAPSTEPPKPLPADLIS; encoded by the coding sequence ATGGATCTTAGCCTCATGCACAGCGTCGGGAATCTGAAATTGCTCTCCCTGCACAAGGTGGCCTTCCTCTGCTCGCGCCACTGTCCTGCGGCTGTCAGGGAGAGAGCAGTCGCGTGGGCGGCGCGGGAGAGGGAGCGCGGCACCTGCGTCCTCTCAGGATTCCATTCGTCGATTGAAAAGGAGGTGCTGCAGCAGCTGCTGAAAGGGACCCAGCCCCTCGTCGTGGTCCTTGCCAGGGGGTTCGGCAGGGCGCTCCAGGAGGACTTCGACGTGCCGCTCGCGGAGGGGCGCCTGCTCCTCCTGACCCGCTACGCAGAGAGCGTCACCCACGCCTCGGAGGAGTCGTGCTACCAGCGAAACCGCCTGATGATCGAAGTTGCGGAGGAGACCGTCGTAGGGTACGCCGCCCCCGGCGGAAAGCTGGAGAGACTGGTACGTGACTTCGCCGCTCTCAAGCCGATCCACTTTCTCGAGGAGCACTCGCCTCCTGCCCCATCGACTGAGCCTCCGAAGCCCCTTCCCGCCGACCTTATTTCTTGA